A genomic region of Zalophus californianus isolate mZalCal1 chromosome 1, mZalCal1.pri.v2, whole genome shotgun sequence contains the following coding sequences:
- the NBEAL2 gene encoding neurobeachin-like protein 2 isoform X9, producing MGLAEGNRRAARRRRRRQVARSRAGAGPGHGRLGAAVRAVAALLRSEGPGLPAAVAEGLRGCLREKHLTVISGATQAGGGRRGGTAAAAGRTACPGRAAGRGGPGASLAAAQALHHSLQLKGAPASQEGRGLLLENVALHALLLCEGLFDPYQTWRRQHSGEVISSKEKSKYKFPPAALPCEFSAFFRESLRDADGLPPMLLLCLVHLFGAVLAGGKENGQMAVSAGSVQGLLGVVRGWDHGPAQDPRLVPLTLEALVGAVHVLHASRTPPRGPELRTLLEGYFHILNADWPAGPSPGPEEALVTLRVSMLDAIPRMLACEDRPVLQATFLSNNCFEHLTRLIQNSKLYLQARAPPEGDSDLATRLLTEPDVQKVLDQDTDAIAVHVVRVLTCIMSGSPSAKEVFKERIGYPHLHEVLQSHGPPTHRLLQELLNMAVEGDHGRCPPPPVVNEQPVLLLVQWLPALPTAELRLFLAQRLRRLCDSCPASRRTCVQAGLVGHLLHTLSTGSALGTHCQEQLLALLQALGRVSLRPSELRCLLRPPPALDSGHAGTEAQKARHAGAVLRALSGMARCQGPARALHYFDLTPSMAGIMVPPVQRWPGPGFTFHAWLCLHPTAAAPSPAPSRPLQRKQLYSFFASSGSGFEAFFTAAGTLVVAVCTRKEYLTMSLPEVSFADSAWHCVAIVHVPGRRPFSQNLVHVYKDGQLVKTAPLRCPSLSEPFSSCCIGSAGHRTTTTTTGLPTPPVPAALAPTHPSLSRSQSVPATAGLGWGSGLVAPLQEGSISSTLAGTQDTRWGSPTSLEGELGAVAIFHEALPAAALRTLFTLGPKEMAPFKPEGELHELSTKLLLHYSPQACRNNICLDLSPGHGLDGRLTGHRVETWDVKDVVTCVGGMAALLPLLERVASQPQEAEAGPAETHDLVGPELTSGHNTQGLLLPLGKSSEVRMERNAVAAFLLMLRNFLEGHAGNQESLVQCQGPAIIGALLRKVPSWAMDMNVLMSAQLLMEQVAAEGSGPLLYLLYQHVLFSFHLWSPSDFAVRLGHIQYMSSIVREHRQKLRKKYGVQFILDALRTHYSPPREHPLAADDVRTVQTSLLGLVREFLARNSATEDMQVVLSFLAAAADDGQVAGVLDLLLALLQGSPAQESLAIFLVEQGNLEVLLALLVRPRALPQVPDRVCKILRKLQQNERLPERSRQHLRLREYSLQGLVACLPEGAASPQLCQGLYKLFLGADCLNLSDLLAVVQLSLQADLSIRLDICRQLFHLIYGQPDIVRLLARQAGWQDVLTRLYVLEAAPAGSPLPFSPEPPTSPEPALGQPPTESPETSDVFLPSETPSPDPDAFYHALSPFCTPFDLGLERASVGSCNTAGGGSGSGTLTPASQPGTPSPLDGPRPFPVAHGRHSSSLSNVLEDGSLPEPAVSGDDTSNTSNPQQTSEEELCNLLTNVLFSVTWRGVEGSDEAAWRERGQVFSVLTQLGASATLVRPPDCIKRSLLEMMLESALTDIKEAPVGVLASLTQQALWLLRLLQDFLCAEGHGNQELWSEKLFEGVCSLLDRLGAWPHLANGTADLREMAQIGLRLVLGYILLEDPQLHAQAYVKLHSLLQTTVTMRREEACYVLSKLESALARALNTSPPKTTSEDREPPNAAAAAAERCSWLVPLVRTLLDRAYGPLGLQWGLPSLPPTNGSPTFFEDFQAFCATPEWRHFIDKQVQPTMSQFEMDTYAKSHDLMSGFWNACYDTLMSSGQRRQRERAHSRRAFQDLVLEPAQRRGRLEGLRYAAALKQQAAQHSTALLHWGALWRQLSSPCGAWALRDPPVPRWKLSSAETYSRMRLKLVPNHHFNPHLEASALRDNLGEAPLTPAEEASLPLAVTKEAKVSTLPEELQEDQLGEDELAALEKAMQAAELDEQHEKLVLSAECQLVTVVAVIPGLLEITTQHVYFYDGSVERMETEEGIGHDFRRPLAQLREVHLRRFNLRRSALELFFIDQANYFLNFPCKEMLRASGLTQKWVQREISNFEYLMQLNTIAGRTYNDLSQYPVFPWVLQDYVSPTLDLSNPAVFRDLSKPIGVVNPKHAQLVREKYESFEDPAGTIDKFHYGTHYSNAAGVMHYLIRVEPFTSLHVQLQSGRFDCSDRQFHSVAAAWQARLESPADVKELIPEFFYFPDFLENQNGFDLGCLQLTNEKVDDVVLPPWASSPEDFIQQHRQALESEYVSAHLHEWIDLIFGYKQRGPAAEEALNVFYYCTYEGAVDLDHVVDERERKALEGIISNFGQTPCQLLKEPHPARLSAEEAAQRLARLDTNSPSIFQHLDQLKAFFAEVISDGVPLVLALVPHRQSHSFTIQGTSDLLVTVSASGLLGIHSWLPYDRNINNYFSFSKDATMGNPKMQRLLSGPWVPDRGVSGQALAVAPDGKLLFSGGHWDGSLRVTALPRGKLLKQLNRHLDVVTCLALDTCGIYLISGSRDTTCMVWRLLQEGGLSVGLASKPVQVLYGHEAAVSCVAISTELDMAVSGSDDGTVIIHTVRRGQFVAALQPPGATLPGPVSHLALGSEGQIVVQSSAWERVGAQVTYSLHLYSVNGKLRASVPLVEQPTALAVTEDFVLLGTAQCALHILHLNKLLPAAPPLPMKVPIRSVAVTKERSHVLVGLEDGKLIVVGAGQPSEARSSQFARKLWRSSRRISQVSSGETEYNPGEAR from the exons TGTGGCTGCTCTACTACGCTCAG AAGGACCTGGGCTACCTGCAGCAGTGGCTGAAGGCCTTCGTGGGTGCCTTCGAGAAAAGCATCTCACTGTCATTTCTGGAGCCACGCAG GCCGGAGGAGGCAGGCGCGGAGGTACCGCTGCTGCCGCTGGACGCACTGCATGTCCTGGCCGAGCAGCTGGACGAGGGGGACCTGGAGCAAGCCTTGCTGCTGCTCAAGCTCTTCATCATTCTCTGCAG CTGAAAGGAGCCCCAGCATCGCAGGAGGGCCGTGGGCTGCTGCTGGAAAACGTGGCCCTGCACGCCCTGCTCCTCTGCGAGGGCCTCTTTGACCCCTACCAGACCTGGAGGCGCCAGCACAGTGG ggaagtCATCAGTTCCAAGGAGAAGAGCAAATACAAGTTCCCACCAGCTGCTTTGCCCTGTGAATTCAGCGCCTTCTTCCGAG AGAGCCTGCGGGATGCTGATGGCCTCCCTCCCATGCTGTTGCTGTGTCTCGTCCACCTCTTTGGTGCCGTCCTTGCAGGAGGGAAG GAGAACGGGCAGATGGCCGTGAGCGCTGGCTCCGTGCAGGGCCTGTTGGGTGTGGTACGGGGCTGGGACCATGGGCCGGCCCAGGACCCCCGCCTAGTGCCGCTGACGCTGGAGGCGCTCGTGGGGGCCGTACATGTCCTGCATGCCAGCCGCACGCCCCCTCGTGGGCCAGAGCTCCGCACCCTGCTTGAGGGCTACTTCCACATCCTTAATGCCGACTGGCCGGCGGGTCCAAGCCCAGGCCCTGAAGAGGCCCTTGTCACCCTACGGGTCAGCATGCTCG ACGCCATCCCCAGGATGCTGGCGTGTGAGGACCGGCCGGTGCTGCAGGCCACCTTCCTCAGCAACAATTGCTTTGAACACCTTACTCGCCTCATCCAGAACAGCAAG ctGTACCTGCAGGCCCGGGCGCCCCCTGAGGGGGACAGTGACCTGGCTACCCGGTTACTGACCGAGCCCGATGTCCAGAAG gtCCTGGACCAGGACACAGATGCCATCGCAGTGCACGTGGTCCGAGTGCTGACCTGCATCATGAGCGGCTCCCCCTCGGCCAAG GAGGTGTTTAAGGAGCGCATCGGCTACCCTCACCTGCACGAGGTTCTGCAGAGCCACGGCCCCCCCACCCACCGGCTGCTGCAGGAGCTGCTCAACATG GCTGTGGAGGGCGACCACGGCAGATGTCCACCGCCACCGGTCGTCAACGAGCAGCCCGTGCTGCTGCTGGTGCAGTGGCTCCCGGCCCTGCCCACGGCGGAGCTGCGCCTCTTCCTCGCCCAGCGCCTCCGGCGGCTCTGCGACAGCTGCCCGGCCAGCCGGCGCACGTGTGTGCAGGCGGGGCTGGTGGGCCACCTGCTGCACACGCTCAGCACGGGGAGCGCCTTGGGGACCCACTGCCAGGAGCAGCTGTTGGCGCTGCTGCAAGCCTTGGGCCGAGTGTCCCTAAGGCCCTCGGAGCTGCGTTGCCTGCTGCGCCCCCCACCGGCGCTGGACTCGGGGCACGCCgggactgaggcccagaaggcCAGACACGCTGGGGCCGTCCTCCGTGCGTTGTCGGGCATGGCCCGGTGCCAGGGCCCCGCGCGAGCCCTACACTACTTTGACCTCACGCCCAGCATGGCGGGGATCATGGTACCCCCCGTGCAGCGCTGGCCGGGACCCGGCTTCACCTTCCACGCCTGGCTCTGTCTGCACCCCACGGCTGCggcccccagcccggccccctCCCGGCCCCTCCAGCGGAAGCAGCTGTACAG CTTCTTCGCCAGCAGCGGCTCAGGGTTCGAGGCCTTCTTCACGGCAGCTGGGACGCTGGTGGTGGCCGTGTGCACCCGGAAGGAGTACTTGACCATGAGCTTGCCGGAAGTGTCCTTTGCCGACTCCGCCTGG CACTGCGTGGCCATCGTCCATGTGCCTGGGCGCCGGCCCTTCAGCCAAAACCTGGTCCATGTCTACAAAGACGGCCAGCTGGTCAAGACGGCACCCCTTCGCTGCCCCTCCCTCAGTGAG CCTTTCTCCTCCTGCTGCATCGGCTCTGCTGGGCACCGCACAACGACCACCACCACGGGGCTGCCTACGCCACCAGTCCCTGCTGCCCTGGCTCCCACTCACCCCTCCCTTTCCCGCTCGCAGTCGGTCCCGGCCACCGCAGGGCTTGGCTGGGGGTCCGGGCTGGTGGCCCCCCTGCAGGAGGGCAGCATCAGCTCCACCCTTGCAGGCACACAGGACACCCGGTGGGGCAGCCCCACGTCCCTGGAGGGTGAGCTGGGGGCCGTGGCCATCTTTCACGAAGCGCTGCCTGCGGCGGCCCTGCGAACCCTGTTCACCTTGG GGCCCAAGGAGATGGCACCCTTCAAGCCCGAGGGTGAGCTGCACGAGCTTAGCACCAAGCTGCTCCTCCATTACTCACCTCAG gcctgcaGGAACAACATCTGCCTGGACCTGTCCCCCGGCCACGGGCTGGATGGCCGCCTGACGGGCCACAGGGTGGAGACCTGGGATGTGAAG GATGTGGTGACTTGTGTGGGAGGCATGGctgccctgctgcccctgctggaGCGAGTGGCCTCACAGCCCCAAGAGGCCGAGGCAGGTCCAGCTGAGACACATGACCTCGTGGGGCCCGAGCTGACCTCTGGCCACAATAcccagggcctgcttctcccactgggCAAGTCCTCAG AGGTGCGCATGGAGAGGAACGCCGTGGCTGCCTTCCTGCTGATGCTGCGGAACTTCCTGGAGGGCCATGCGGGGAACCAGGAGAGCCTGGTGCAGTGCCAGGGGCCGGCCATCATCGGAGCCCTCCTGCGCAAG GTCCCCAGCTGGGCCATGGACATGAACGTGCTCATGTCTGCCCAGCTGCTGATGGAGCAGGTAGCAGCCGAGGGCAGCGGGCCCCTCCTGTACCTGCTCTACCAGCATGTGCTCTTCAGCTTCCACCTCTGGAGCCCTAGTGACTTTGCTGTGCGCCTTG GCCACATCCAGTACATGTCTAGCATAGTCCGGGAGCACAGACAGAAGCTGCGGAAAAAGTACGGGGTTCAGTTCATCCTGGATGCGCTGCGCACCCATTACAG CCCTCCGCGGGAGCACCCCCTAGCGGCCGACGACGTGCGCACAGTGCAGACTTCACTGCTCGGCCTGGTGCGGGAGTTCCTGGCTCGGAACTCGGCCACCGAGGACATGCAGGTGGTGCTTAGCTTTCTGGCGGCGGCAGCTGATGATGGCCAG GTGGCAGGTGTGCTGGACCTGCTGCTGGCACTGCTGCAGGGTTCACCAGCACAGGAGTCTCTCGCCATCTTCCTGGTGGAGCAGGGGAACCTTGAGGTGCTGCTGGCTCTGCTGGTGCGGCCCAGGGCACTGCCCCAGGTGCCCGACCGAGTCTGCAAG ATCCTGCGCAAACTGCAGCAGAACGAGCGCTTACCTGAGCGGAGCCGTCAGCACCTCCGGCTGCGAGAGTATAGTCTCCAGGGGCTCGTTGCCTGCCTGCCGGAGGGCGCTGCTTCCCCCCAGCTCTGCCAGGGCCTCTACAAGCTATTCCTGGGGGCAG ATTGCCTGAATCTCTCAGATCTGTTGGCCGTGGTGCAGCTGTCCCTCCAGGCTGACCTCAGCATCCGCCTGGACATTTGTCGCCAG CTCTTTCACCTCATCTACGGACAGCCAGACATAGTGCGGCTACTGGCCCGACAGGCTGGCTGGCAGGACGTGCTGACCCGGCTGTACGTCCTGGAGGCGGCCCCAGCCGGCAgtcccctgcccttctccccagagccacccacctccccagagccagccttAGGCCAGCCGCCCACCGAGTCACCTGAGACTTCGGACGTCTTCCTGCCCTCGGAGACTCCCAGCCCCGACCCTGATGCCTTTTACCATGCTCTCTCCCCATTTTGTACACCCTTTGACCTGGGCCTGGAACGGGCCAGCGTGGGTTCGTGTAACACGGCCGGCGGTGGCAGCGGCAGCGGGACTCTTACTCCGGCCAGCCAGCCCGGCACCCCTTCCCCGCTGGATGGGCCCCGGCCCTTCCCTGTGGCCCACGGCCGCCACAGCTCCAGTCTCTCCAACGTGCTGGAGGACGGCAGCCTCCCGGAGCCCGCCGTCAGTGGGGACGATACCTCAAataccagcaaccctcag CAAACCTCTGAGGAGGAACTGTGCAACCTGCTCACCAACGTGCTGTTCTCGGTGACATGGCGCGGCGTGGAAGGCAGCGATGAAGCCGCCTGGCGGGAGCGCGGCCAGGTCTTCTCGGTGCTCACCCAGTTGGGGGCCTCAGCCACACTTGTGCGCCCGCCAGACTGCATCAAGCGCAG CCTCCTGGAGATGATGCTGGAGTCAGCCCTGACCGACATCAAAGAGGCCCCTGTCGGGGTCCTGGCCAGCCTCACCCAGCAGGCGCTCTGGCTTCTGCGCCTGCTGCAGGACTTCTTGTGTGCGGAGGGCCACGGTAACCAGGAGCTGTGGAGTGAGAAG CTCTTTGAAGGGGTGTGCAGTCTGCTTGACCGCCTGGGAGCCTGGCCTCACCTGGCCAACGGCACAGCGGATCTCCGCGAGATGGCCCAGATTGGCCTGCGCCTTGTGCTTGGCTACATCCTGCTGGAGGACCCACAG ctGCACGCCCAGGCCTACGTGAAACTGCACTCGCTGCTGCAGACCACAGTAACCATGCGGCGGGAGGAGGCCTGCTATGTGCTCTCCAAGCTGGAGTCGGCGCTGGCGCGCGCGCTGAACACTTCCCCACCAAAAACCACCTCCGAGGACAGGGAGCCCCCAAACGCAGCCGCTGCAGCCGCGGAACGCTGCTCGTGGCTGGTGCCCCTGGTGCGCACCCTGCTTGACCGTGCCTATGGGCCGCTGGGCCTCCAGTGGGGACTGCCTTCCCTGCCGCCCACCAACGGCAGCCCCACCTTCTTCGAGGACTTCCAGGCCTTCTGTGCCACACCTGAATGGCGCCACTTCATAGACAAGCAG GTGCAGCCGACCATGTCGCAGTTCGAGATGGACACCTACGCAAAGAGCCACGACCTCATGTCGGGCTTCTGGAATGCCTGCTACGACACGCTTATGAGTAGTGGACAGCGGCGCCAGCGGGAGCGGGCACACAGCCGGCGGGCCTTCCAG GACCTGGTGCTGGAACCTGCGCAGAGGCGGGGGCGCCTGGAGGGGCTGCGCTACGCGGCGGCCCTGAAGCAGCAGGCGGCGCAGCATTCCACCGCCCTGCTGCACTGGGGGGCGCTGTGGCGTCAGCTCTCCAGCCCCTGTGGGGCCTGGGCCCTGAG GGACCCACCTGTTCCGCGCTGGAAGCTGTCCAGTGCCGAGACATATTCGCGCATGCGTCTGAAGCTAGTGCCCAACCACCACTTCAACCCTCACCTGGAAGCGAGCGCCCTGCGTGACAACCTGG GTGAGGCCCCCCTGACCCCTGCGGAGGAGGCCTCGCTGCCTCTGGCAGTGACCAAGGAGGCCAAAGTCAGTACCCTACCAGAGGAGCTGCAGGAAGACCAGCTGGGCGAAGATGAGCTGGCTGCGCTGGAGAAAGC GATGCAGGCGGCGGAACTGGACGAGCAGCATGAGAAGCTGGTGCTTTCCGCGGAGTGCCAGCTCGTCACGGTGGTGGCTGTGATCCCGGGGCTGCTGGAGATCACCACCCAGCACGTGTACTTCTACGATGGCAGCGTCGAGCGCATGGAAACGGAGGAGG GCATTGGCCACGACTTCCGGCGCCCACTCGCCCAGCTGCGCGAGGTCCACCTGCGCCGCTTCAACCTGCGCCGCTCAGCGCTCGAGCTCTTCTTCATTGATCAGGCCAACTACTTCCTCAACTTCCCGTGCAAG GAGATGCTGCGTGCCTCTGGCCTCACCCAG aaaTGGGTTCAGCGTGAGATCTCCAACTTTGAGTACTTGATGCAACTCAACACCATTGCGGGGCGGACCTACAACGACCTGTCTCAGTACCCTGTG TTCCCCTGGGTCCTGCAGGACTACGTGTCCCCAACTTTGGACCTCAGCAACCCGGCCGTCTTCCGGGACCTGTCCAAGCCCATCGGTGTGGTGAACCCCAAGCATGCCCAGCTCGTGAGGGAGAA GTACGAGAGCTTTGAGGACCCAGCGGGCACCATCGACAAGTTCCACTATGGCACCCACTATTCCAACGCAGCAGGCGTGATGCACTACCTCATCCGCGTGGAACCCTTCACCTCCCTGCACGTCCAGCTGCAGAGTGGCCG ctttgaCTGCTCCGACCGGCAGTTCCACTCCGTGGCGGCAGCCTGGCAGGCCCGCCTGGAGAGCCCTGCCGATGTGAAGGAGCTTATCCCGGAGTTCTTCTACTTCCCCGACTTCCTGGAGAACCAGAACG GCTTCGACCTGGGCTGCCTCCAGCTGACCAACGAGAAGGTGGACGACGTGGTGCTGCCGCCGTGGGCCAGCTCCCCGGAGGACTTCATCCAGCAGCACCGCCAGGCTCTG GAGTCCGAGTATGTGTCTGCCCACCTGCACGAGTGGATTGACCTCATCTTTGGCTACAAGCAGCGGGGACCGGCTGCGGAGGAGGCGCTCAACGTCTTCTATTACTGCACCTATGAAG GGGCCGTGGACCTGGACCACGTGGTGGACGAGCGGGAACGGAAGGCTCTGGAGGGCATTATCAGTAATTTTGGGCAGACCCCCTGTCAGCTGCTGAAG GAGCCACATCCAGCTCGGCTCTCCGCCGAGGAAGCAGCCCAGCGCCTCGCGCGCCTGGACACTAACTCACCTAGCATCTTCCAGCACCTGGACCAGCTCAAGGCCTTCTTTGCGGAG GTCATCAGTGATGGCGTGCCCCTGGTGCTGGCCCTGGTCCCCCACCGGCAGTCCCACTCCTTCACCATCCAGGGCACCTCAGACCTCTTG GTGACCGTGAGTGCCAGTGGGCTGTTGGGTATCCACAGCTGGCTGCCCTACGACCGGAACATAAACAACTACTTCAGCTTCAGCAAAGACGCCACCATGGGCAACCCCAA GATGCAACGACTGCTGAGCGGCCCGTGGGTGCCGGACCGTGGCGTGAGTGGACAGGCCCTGGCAGTGGCCCCCGACGGAAAGCTGCTGTTCAGTGGTGGCCATTGGGATGGCAGCCTGCGAGTGACCGCACTACCGCGGGGCAAGCTGCTGAAACAGCTCAACCGCCACCTTG ATGTAGTGACTTGCCTGGCACTGGACACCTGTGGCATCTACCTCATCTCGGGCTCCCGGGACACCACGTGCATGGTGTGGCGGCTCCTGCAGGAG GGTGGTCTCTCGGTGGGACTGGCATCAAAGCCTGTGCAGGTGCTATACGGGCATGAGGCTGCAGTGAGCTGTGTGGCCATCAGCACTGAACTCGACATGGCTGTATCTGGATCTGAC GATGGAACTGTGATCATCCACACCGTACGCCGTGGCCAATTTGTGGCAGCACTACAGCCCCCAGGGGCCACATTACCCGGACCTGTGTCCCATCTGGCGCTGGGGTCTGAGGGCCAGATTGTGGTACAGAGCTCGGCGTGGGAGCGTGTGGGGGCTCAG GTCACCTACTCTTTGCACCTGTACTCCGTGAATGGGAAGTTACGGGCTTCAGTGCCCCTGGTAGAGCAGCCCACAGCCCTGGCGGTGACGGAGGACTTTGTTCTGCTGGGCACCGCCCAGTGTGCCCTGCACATCCTCCACCTGAACAA gctGCTTCCGGCTGCGCCTCCCCTACCCATGAAGGTGCCCATCCGTAGCGTGGCTGTGACCAAGGAGCGCAGCCACGTGCTCGTGGGCCTGGAGGACGGCAAGCTTATCGTGGTGGGCGCGGGGCAGCCCTCTGAG gcgcGCAGCAGCCAGTTCGCGCGGAAGCTGTGGCGGTCCTCCAGGCGCATCTCACAGGTGTCCTCCGGGGAGACAGAGTACAACCCAGGAGAGGCGCGCTGA